From Argiope bruennichi unplaced genomic scaffold, qqArgBrue1.1 scaffold_31, whole genome shotgun sequence, a single genomic window includes:
- the LOC129961532 gene encoding cuticle protein 16.8-like has translation MISQVFILAALAVTAFASLYHEPIYHPQPFKFGYSVKDKHGEQHREEVGDGKNVKGSYGFTDARGIHRQVNYVADHAGFRAQVKTNEPGTANQNPAAVHIISDAPYGHGGYAGVGAAGLGYGYGGLGAAGLGYGYAGVAGYGGLGYGGYGLGNGRLVGLGYARYGF, from the exons gTTTTCATCTTGGCTGCCTTAGCAGTGACTGCTTTTGCCAGCTTATATCATGAG CCTATCTACCATCCCCAGCCTTTCAAGTTCGGCTATAGCGTAAAGGACAAGCACGGTGAACAACATCGTGAAGAAGTCGGCGACGGAAAGAACGTGAAGGGAAGCTACGGATTCACTGATGCCAGAGGAATCCACCGACAGGTCAACTATGTAGCTGACCATGCTGGATTCAGAGCTCAAGTCAAAACCAATGAACCCGGAACTGCCAACCAAAACCCCGCAGCCGTTCACATCATTTCTGATGCACCCTACGGACATGGTGGATACGCCGGAGTTGGAGCAGCTGGATTGGGCTACGGATACGGTGGTCTTGGAGCAGCTGGCTTAGGATATGGATACGCTGGAGTTGCAGGATATGGTGGCCTTGGCTATGGAGGATATGGTCTTGGCAACGGACGCCTTGTAGGTTTAGGATATGCTCGTTAcggattttaa